The following nucleotide sequence is from Methanomassiliicoccales archaeon.
TCATGACCAAGCACGAGCTCGGCTACTGGGAGAAGCGCGGATACTCCGATTCCGCCGATCCTTGGAAGGAGGAGCGGTACAGCCGCTAGGACATTCGCCTATCTAGCCTTCCAGTGTGAGCTAGTCAGCCAGTGTTTTTAGCAGATGAAGTCCTGAGTTTCAGTCATCGAGTGCGGACTAGGCAACCCTTTTCATTCTCCTGCTCCATTGACGCCTCGATGAAAAAGAAGGACCTGGAAATCCTGGCATCCAAGGCCAAGGAATACGGCGCCAGCTCGGTCGGTCTGATCCAGGCAACGGACGTAGTGGTCGACGAACGCGTGCGCCTCAAGTGCCTGGTGCCTCGATGCGAACACTATTCCCGCAATCTGATGTGCCCTCCGAACCTTCCAGGTCTGGACGAGATGAGGAAGATCCTCTCCCGATACTCGTTCGGCATCGTGCTGCAGTTCCCCATCGGGTTGAATCAGGATCAGGTCTCGAAAGAATTCAAAGGCAAAAGCGTGGGCGAGCTGCTGGAGGAGAAGGACTACCGGAAGAGGATGAGGTCCTCCATGAAGGCGATGATGGAATCCCTGGCAAGGCTGGAGAAGGATGCGCTGTCGATGGGATATCCGTTCGCCGTTGCATTGTCTGGGGGATGTTGCTCTTTGTGCGATGATTGTGCCGGTCCCGGAGGAGAATGTCGTCATCCTTTCCTTTCCAGGCCGAGCATGGAAGCGATGGGAATAGATGCCGCCGCCACTGCGCGCAAGGCGGGGCTCGAGGTCCTCTGGCCGCCGAAGGAGCCGTTGTGGACCTGCCTGTTGCTGGTCGATTGACTGCGGAAGTTTCCGAAGCACTGCGCTCCTTGTGAAATAAGGCACTTTCGCTTGGGTCGTGCGAATTCTAGTCAGCAACCCACAATTTCAATCGTGGGATGCTGACGACACGCTGAAGGGCACCTACGACGAGATCGATGCCTGGTTGAATGCAAACGCGTACGAGTACGCTGGTGCTCCCAGGGAGATATATCACGGCGATCCTGTGAAAGAGAAGGATGCACCCAAATGGCGAACGGAGATCGTCTGGCCGGTGAAGAAGAAGTGAACCTTGGGATGGTATTCATTTCCTTCACACCTTCATCCAGAATATTCATTACTGTCCCGGGTGAGTGAGGGTCATGCCCCGTCGGAAGAAGCGTGTCCTCATCCTAGAGTGCATCCCTAAGAACGAGAAGTTCAACGAGGGCGTGATGCTCAAGCACTTCCTGGACATGATCTTCGAGCATGACCGAGAGCGGGTGTGCTCGTACCGAGTCAAGAACAAGGCTCAGCTAATCCAGTACATCCGCAACAAGAAGGACCTGGACAAGTTCGATTTCGTGCATTTCTCTGCGCACGGTCTGCCCGAGTACGCAGAGATCGAGCTTCCACAGGGCCAACTGGGTGCCTGGGAGCTCAAAGACTTCTGCTTCGAGGACAAAACCATCACTTTCTCCGCCTGCTCGACCGGGCGCAAAGGCTTCGCCGCCGAGGTGATCAGCTTCACCGGCGCCAAGAGCATGATTGCGCCGCAGAACGACGTCTGGTTCGCTGACTCCGCCCTCTGGTTCCTCAACTTCTACTACCTGGTGCTAGAGAAAGGATACTCCCCGAGAACGGCCTGCGAACGCGTCAACAAGACGCTCAAGGGCAAGGTCAAGGGCGGCTTCAAGTTCTACGGCCGGCGGGACGTCCCGGACCTGGTCGAAGAACTCTCTGAGAATGAATCAGACTAAGAAACAGAAAGGGAGGGGGCTCGCGCCCCGCTCTTTTCATGCGATCTTCTTGCCGGCGTCGTAGGAGGGGCTCTGGTTGTAGACCTCAGCAACTTCCAAGGTCCAGACGACGTTCGCCTTCAGCCCCATCTTCTTCAGTTCCTCGTTCATCTTATCGAAGAGCGGGCCGGAGGTGACCTTGTCCTTCACCTTGCCACGGACCTGGTAGGACTTCATCTCCACCGTCACCAGGACGGCTGGCATTACGCCTTTCTTCTTCATCGCTTCCAGGTTCTTGCTCGTCTCCTTCATCAGGATGGCACCGAAGGCGATCATCTGCGGGCTGGGGGCTATGATGCTCCCCACCTGGATGACGTGCGGACTGCCGTCCTCGCGGACGGTCGCCAGCACCTTTCCTGCCTTCTGCGTGTTGATGGCTTGCATGACCTCATCAGGCATTGCGACCATTGTTTCACCTAGTAAGCAGTAGGAGAACAAGAAATACATAAATATTGGTAATGCATATTTTTCTATACAACACATGAAGAGCGATCCGATACTGAGCGAGCTGCGTTCTCTGCGGGACGATCTGGGAGAGATCAACCAGCGGCTGGTCAGCCTGAGATACGAGGACTTCAAGATGGTCTTCGTCGACGAGCTGCGCAGCGCCCTGGGGGTGGAAGGCAGAAGGTCGTTCGATTCCGATATGCTCGATGTCCAGCGATCATCCTCCTGCGAGAACCGGTCGGCCTGCATCGCCAAGACGGCGGAGGTCGTGGACGGGGTCATCGATGATCTGGAAGACGACGATCTAGCATCGGCCCAGACCAAGCTCGAAGGTACGAGGGGCATGCTCTGTGGCGACGTATCGCCTTGCCGTGACGGCGCATGCAATTCCGCCGCCGTGGGAACCGTGGAGAGGATGACGGTCATATTGGACATCTATGCTCGTCTGAGGGAGCAGCTCGGGACGGGAGAAGGAGGTTCCTCTCATCTTGGCCGGAAGGGGGAAGGCACCCCGGAGGAAATCGAGAGGGCGCTCGGACCACTGTCCAACGCCTGGCGCCTGACCATTCTGCGCATGCTCGCCGAGCAGCAACTTTCGCTGTCCGAGATCGCGCGTCGTCTGAAGATGCGTACCGGGCACCTCCAGTTCCACGTCCGCAGCCTCAAGGAGGCGGGATACATCTCCTTGAACAGGGGAACAAGGGCGTACTCCATCACGCACCGAGGAAGAAGGGCGTTAAAGGGAGTGGACCAGCTGGTGTCGAGCCTAGGCTCGTGAGGCATGGCACAACGTCGACCTTCATCGGGTCTCTCTTAGCTCCGTCCGTCGACTTCCCTGAGGAAACGCATCACTGCTGGATTGAAGGCTTCCGGTGCCTCGGAGTTCAGGCCGTGTCCCCCTTCCAGTATCTCGAGGCGGGCTCCAGCTATTCCATGCACGAGCTCTTCAGAGCAATAAATGGGCGTGAGAAGGTCGTGCTTGCCTGCGATCACCAATGTCGGCGCCCTAACCTTCCCGAGCGTTTTCGCTCCGTCGTAGGAAGAGCAGGCGGCAAACTGGCTGGCCAGGGCCTGGAACGACTGCTGCCTGGCCCTGACGGCACGTGCCTTCACCAGGCCTTCCAGCCGCTTGCCCCCCATGAGCATGCGATCCGAATAGGTCCAGGGGAGGAGGAACCTGGTGATCGTCTCCGGGTCCACGCCTTTCGCGGCTGCGCTCAGAGCGGTCTCCATGACGAACCTCTCCCGCTGTGTCATGCGGGCCGAGGTGGCGGCCAACGTCAGGCTGCGGACCCGGTTCGGTCGGCTGACGGCCATCTCCAGGCCCACCATCCCTCCTAGGGATGTTCCGAGGACGTGGGCCTGCTCCACTCCCAGCACATCCATGAGGGCGAGGGTGTCCTGGGCAAGCATCTCCACGGAATAAGGTCCGTCCGGAGCATCGCTCCCTCCCACCCCGCGATTGTCGAAGCTGATCACGAAATTATCATAGGCGAACTCGGCCACCT
It contains:
- a CDS encoding winged helix-turn-helix domain-containing protein produces the protein MKSDPILSELRSLRDDLGEINQRLVSLRYEDFKMVFVDELRSALGVEGRRSFDSDMLDVQRSSSCENRSACIAKTAEVVDGVIDDLEDDDLASAQTKLEGTRGMLCGDVSPCRDGACNSAAVGTVERMTVILDIYARLREQLGTGEGGSSHLGRKGEGTPEEIERALGPLSNAWRLTILRMLAEQQLSLSEIARRLKMRTGHLQFHVRSLKEAGYISLNRGTRAYSITHRGRRALKGVDQLVSSLGS
- a CDS encoding GyrI-like domain-containing protein encodes the protein MRILVSNPQFQSWDADDTLKGTYDEIDAWLNANAYEYAGAPREIYHGDPVKEKDAPKWRTEIVWPVKKK
- a CDS encoding DUF2284 domain-containing protein; translated protein: MKKKDLEILASKAKEYGASSVGLIQATDVVVDERVRLKCLVPRCEHYSRNLMCPPNLPGLDEMRKILSRYSFGIVLQFPIGLNQDQVSKEFKGKSVGELLEEKDYRKRMRSSMKAMMESLARLEKDALSMGYPFAVALSGGCCSLCDDCAGPGGECRHPFLSRPSMEAMGIDAAATARKAGLEVLWPPKEPLWTCLLLVD
- a CDS encoding molybdopterin-dependent oxidoreductase; this encodes MKDRPWPRQLVVPHLYAYKSAKWVRQVDFMTKHELGYWEKRGYSDSADPWKEERYSR
- a CDS encoding pyridoxamine 5'-phosphate oxidase family protein, which gives rise to MVAMPDEVMQAINTQKAGKVLATVREDGSPHVIQVGSIIAPSPQMIAFGAILMKETSKNLEAMKKKGVMPAVLVTVEMKSYQVRGKVKDKVTSGPLFDKMNEELKKMGLKANVVWTLEVAEVYNQSPSYDAGKKIA
- a CDS encoding alpha/beta hydrolase, with amino-acid sequence MPIVRANGIVLKYEIKGRGEPLVLISGLGSDMTPWGLQVAEFAYDNFVISFDNRGVGGSDAPDGPYSVEMLAQDTLALMDVLGVEQAHVLGTSLGGMVGLEMAVSRPNRVRSLTLAATSARMTQRERFVMETALSAAAKGVDPETITRFLLPWTYSDRMLMGGKRLEGLVKARAVRARQQSFQALASQFAACSSYDGAKTLGKVRAPTLVIAGKHDLLTPIYCSEELVHGIAGARLEILEGGHGLNSEAPEAFNPAVMRFLREVDGRS